A genomic stretch from Gemmatimonadaceae bacterium includes:
- a CDS encoding SDR family oxidoreductase, translated as MNALRGKRALVTGGSRGIGAATALLFAEYGVDVAIGYRSRKEDAVRIVEQAKAAGVRAFAYAQDIGSRDGSELLIRSAAKDLGGLDFFVGNAGIWPTDDVPVADMDDSRWRRTMMENVDSMFYTTRAAARSMSDGGRIVLVSSTAGQRGEAYHADYAASKGAMISYVKSLCIELAKRGITVNSVAPGWVDTEMCEEPFAAGGRDRIAASIPLGRVAHPRDIAGPIVFLCSDLGRHITGEILNVNGGSVLVG; from the coding sequence GTGAACGCTCTTCGCGGCAAGCGCGCGTTGGTGACGGGCGGGTCGCGCGGCATCGGCGCGGCGACAGCGCTGTTGTTCGCCGAGTACGGCGTCGATGTGGCCATCGGGTATCGATCGCGGAAGGAGGACGCGGTGCGCATCGTCGAGCAGGCGAAAGCCGCCGGCGTGCGGGCATTCGCATATGCTCAAGACATCGGCTCGCGTGATGGATCGGAGTTGCTGATTCGGAGCGCGGCCAAGGACCTCGGCGGCCTGGACTTCTTCGTCGGTAACGCCGGCATCTGGCCCACCGACGACGTTCCGGTCGCCGACATGGACGACAGCCGCTGGCGGCGCACGATGATGGAGAACGTCGACTCGATGTTCTACACGACGCGCGCCGCGGCGCGCTCGATGTCCGACGGCGGACGCATCGTGCTCGTGTCGAGCACCGCCGGACAGCGCGGCGAAGCCTATCACGCCGACTATGCCGCCTCGAAAGGCGCAATGATCTCGTATGTGAAATCGTTGTGCATCGAGCTCGCGAAGCGCGGCATCACCGTCAACAGCGTTGCGCCAGGCTGGGTCGACACGGAGATGTGCGAGGAGCCGTTCGCCGCCGGCGGCCGCGATCGTATCGCGGCTTCGATTCCACTTGGACGCGTCGCTCATCCTCGCGACATCGCCGGTCCGATCGTCTTTCTCTGCTCCGACCTCGGCCGCCACATCACTGGCGAGATTCTCAACGTCAACGGCGGTAGTGTGCTCGTCGGATGA
- a CDS encoding SIS domain-containing protein, whose product MTSTPGAQFTYALRDLATLANRVADELGAQLDVALGLVEDTVRAGGTLFFCGNGGSAADAQHLATEYVVRYMRNRRAYPAIALTTDSSLLTAASNDFGFEHVFARQIQALAKEGDLLIIHSTSGASPNVLRAAEAARDRGIPVLAFSARDGGPLLELADHSVIIPTDRTDRAQEMHLCIEHIICDLVERTL is encoded by the coding sequence TTGACGTCGACACCCGGAGCGCAATTCACCTACGCGCTGCGCGATCTCGCGACCCTCGCCAACCGTGTCGCCGACGAGCTCGGCGCCCAGCTAGACGTCGCGCTCGGACTCGTCGAGGACACCGTTCGCGCCGGCGGAACGTTGTTCTTTTGTGGCAATGGCGGCAGCGCCGCCGATGCCCAGCACCTCGCCACCGAATACGTCGTCCGCTACATGCGAAACCGGCGAGCGTATCCGGCCATTGCGCTGACGACCGATAGCTCGCTCCTCACCGCCGCCAGCAACGATTTCGGCTTCGAGCACGTGTTCGCGCGACAGATTCAGGCGCTGGCGAAGGAGGGTGATCTCCTGATCATCCACTCGACGAGCGGCGCGTCGCCTAACGTGCTCCGTGCCGCCGAGGCGGCCCGTGATCGAGGCATTCCCGTGCTTGCGTTCAGCGCGCGCGACGGCGGTCCACTGCTCGAGCTGGCCGACCACTCCGTGATCATTCCGACCGACCGGACGGATCGCGCGCAGGAGATGCATCTCTGCATCGAGCACATCATCTGCGACCTCGTGGAGCGAACGCTGTGA
- a CDS encoding ZIP family metal transporter yields the protein MTRAELLYAIAAAGANMLGALAVISRARWSLRALDLILSLAAGFLISVTVLDLFPEAIERSGSRAAIVALVAYVLVHLSQHTLGRHFHFGEETHEVSEIVSISALVGLLLHTFVDGVAVASSLRVSSSLGALVFVAVLLHKFPEGLAISSLFLAAGAGRGRALLAAAALGAATFLGVLLTGQLTFLQSNGLAIAAGVTLYVGASNLVPEFQAKRGWQIPTSFLFGCGLYLAARSLAR from the coding sequence GTGACGCGCGCGGAGCTGCTGTACGCGATAGCGGCAGCAGGCGCAAACATGCTCGGAGCGCTCGCGGTGATCAGCCGCGCGCGCTGGAGCCTTCGCGCGCTCGACCTGATCCTCTCGCTCGCCGCCGGATTTCTGATTTCGGTTACCGTACTGGATCTCTTTCCGGAGGCCATCGAGCGTTCGGGCAGTCGCGCCGCGATCGTCGCGCTCGTCGCTTACGTGCTCGTGCATCTCAGCCAGCACACGCTCGGCCGGCACTTTCATTTCGGCGAGGAGACGCACGAGGTCTCGGAGATCGTGTCGATTTCCGCCCTCGTCGGACTCCTGCTGCACACGTTCGTCGACGGTGTCGCCGTCGCGAGCTCGCTGAGAGTGAGCTCCTCCCTCGGCGCGCTCGTTTTCGTGGCGGTGCTCCTGCACAAATTTCCGGAAGGTCTGGCGATCTCGAGCCTGTTCCTCGCGGCGGGCGCCGGACGCGGCCGAGCGCTTCTCGCCGCCGCCGCGCTTGGCGCCGCGACATTTCTCGGCGTCTTACTCACCGGTCAGCTGACTTTTCTTCAGTCGAACGGCCTCGCGATTGCCGCCGGCGTGACACTCTACGTCGGCGCGTCGAACCTCGTGCCGGAATTCCAGGCGAAGCGCGGCTGGCAAATTCCGACGAGCTTTCTTTTCGGATGTGGGCTCTACTTGGCAGCGCGCTCGCTTGCTCGCTGA
- a CDS encoding LEA type 2 family protein — protein sequence MRRILLAAAVAVVGCSALGKQALRDPVVTLADVKVTGVGLNGGSLDVVLNVQNPNDFRLDATQLRYNVLVDTVPFANGTTMQRFTVEGKKTQQVHIPISFTYSGVGAAGRQLMNTGSVLYTVKGDVTVGSPVGNLTVPFSQTGRYSTLGGNSRGN from the coding sequence ATGCGACGAATTTTGTTGGCGGCGGCAGTGGCAGTGGTTGGTTGCTCGGCACTCGGCAAACAGGCACTCAGGGATCCCGTCGTCACCCTCGCGGACGTGAAGGTGACCGGAGTCGGCCTGAACGGCGGCTCGCTCGACGTCGTTTTGAATGTTCAGAACCCTAACGACTTCCGGCTCGACGCGACGCAGCTTCGCTACAACGTGCTCGTCGACACCGTGCCCTTCGCGAACGGCACGACGATGCAGCGGTTCACCGTCGAGGGGAAGAAGACCCAACAGGTACATATCCCGATCAGTTTCACGTATTCGGGTGTCGGTGCCGCTGGGCGTCAGCTGATGAACACGGGGAGCGTGCTCTACACGGTGAAAGGCGACGTCACCGTCGGTTCGCCGGTCGGCAATCTCACCGTGCCCTTCTCGCAGACGGGCCGCTATTCCACCCTCGGCGGCAACAGCCGCGGAAACTGA
- a CDS encoding CCA tRNA nucleotidyltransferase, producing the protein MSLLRPPEPVLGIARRLEESGYEAWCVGGAVRDAILGHPHLDWDFATSATPEQVREVFGKRRTIPVGIQFGTVGVLDGQGTLHEVTTFRRDIKTDGRHAEVEFGATLEEDLARRDFTINAIAYSPSRDELRDPFDGRADLGRRVVRAVGDPDARMREDRLRALRAIRFAARFEFDIEGNTLAAIERSAPHMGRLSPERVKQELEKTMDQVTRPGRALARWKSTGVLATVIPLLANVGDDILAALDLLPLPTLAPKAFRLFTRVAALFVELGESRAREAMTALRFPRAEIRRVAELAETWSEIGARLGDALVERLPVSDSQLRRWVAAIGRLDLAPFMRIAAASMAARHPDDRVLQSRLRSLYRRMLRAAQTDPIEIADLAFDGDDLRVAGIPPSPLVGKILNALLEAVLEDPSRNSRDWLLQEAQRIATETSP; encoded by the coding sequence ATGTCCCTTTTGCGTCCACCGGAGCCTGTGCTCGGCATCGCCCGACGCCTGGAGGAGTCGGGCTACGAGGCGTGGTGCGTCGGCGGTGCCGTGCGCGACGCGATACTCGGTCATCCCCATCTGGACTGGGATTTCGCGACGTCGGCAACGCCCGAGCAGGTGCGCGAAGTCTTCGGCAAGCGACGTACGATTCCCGTCGGCATTCAGTTCGGAACCGTCGGCGTCCTCGATGGCCAGGGCACGCTGCACGAGGTGACGACGTTCCGCCGAGACATCAAAACAGACGGCCGGCACGCCGAGGTCGAATTCGGCGCGACGCTGGAGGAGGATCTCGCGCGCCGCGACTTCACCATCAACGCCATCGCCTATTCGCCCTCACGCGACGAGCTCCGCGATCCGTTTGATGGTCGCGCGGACCTCGGCCGACGTGTCGTGCGCGCAGTCGGCGATCCGGACGCGCGCATGCGCGAGGATCGGCTCCGCGCATTGCGTGCAATTCGGTTTGCCGCGCGCTTCGAGTTCGACATCGAGGGTAACACCCTTGCGGCAATCGAGCGCAGCGCGCCGCACATGGGCCGCCTGTCGCCCGAGCGGGTGAAGCAGGAGCTCGAGAAGACGATGGACCAGGTCACGCGGCCTGGTCGCGCACTCGCGCGGTGGAAGAGCACGGGCGTGTTGGCGACGGTGATCCCATTGCTCGCGAACGTCGGCGACGACATCCTCGCCGCGCTGGATCTCCTTCCGCTACCGACGCTCGCGCCAAAAGCCTTCAGATTGTTCACACGTGTCGCCGCACTCTTCGTCGAGCTCGGAGAATCGCGGGCACGTGAGGCAATGACCGCGCTTCGATTCCCGCGCGCCGAGATCCGTCGCGTCGCCGAGCTTGCGGAGACGTGGAGCGAGATCGGTGCGAGACTGGGGGACGCGCTTGTGGAGCGTCTGCCGGTGTCCGACTCGCAGCTGCGACGCTGGGTCGCTGCGATCGGACGGCTGGATCTCGCTCCCTTCATGCGGATCGCCGCCGCCTCCATGGCGGCGCGTCATCCCGACGATCGAGTATTGCAATCTCGATTGCGCTCGCTGTATCGGCGCATGCTCCGCGCGGCGCAAACCGATCCGATCGAGATCGCCGATCTCGCCTTCGACGGCGACGACCTTCGCGTTGCAGGGATACCGCCAAGCCCTCTGGTTGGTAAGATACTGAACGCATTACTCGAGGCCGTGCTCGAGGACCCGAGTCGCAACAGCAGGGACTGGCTATTGCAAGAAGCCCAACGCATCGCGACGGAGACTAGCCCCTAG
- a CDS encoding replication-associated recombination protein A produces the protein MPDRRSRGRGDDQNESLFAARTPEPLAARIRPRSLDEFVGQEHLLAPGKPLREAIERGDVMSMVFWGPPGSGKTTLARMIARYTDREFVSFSAVTEGVPRVREIVHEAEGRRRLGRGTILFADEIHRFNKAQQDAFLPHVEAGTITLIGATTENPSFEINGALLSRLRVFVLQSLSRDAIKGLLVRALEDRDRGLGAMELNAEPDSLGLIAEQADGDARRALTALEAAATHVGAGGTITVDVARDALQLRFARYDKGGEETYNMLSAFHKSLRGSDPQGALYWMARMIEGGADPMIMFRRSLAMAAEDIGLADPEALKIAVAARDAFHHLGPPEGYLPLAEMIVYLATAPKSNSAKRALGAALEAAQSHPAEPVPLHIRNAPTPLMKELGYHQGYQYAHDAEEAYIPQEYLPESLRGATFYEPGKFGFEREIAKRMAWWEELKRKAEQ, from the coding sequence GTGCCTGATCGCAGATCGAGAGGTCGCGGCGACGATCAGAACGAGTCGCTCTTTGCCGCGCGGACGCCGGAGCCGCTCGCGGCGCGCATACGTCCGCGCTCGCTCGACGAGTTTGTCGGGCAGGAGCACCTACTCGCCCCCGGGAAACCATTGCGCGAGGCAATCGAGCGCGGCGACGTGATGTCGATGGTCTTCTGGGGTCCGCCCGGCTCCGGCAAGACGACACTCGCGCGCATGATCGCGCGTTACACCGATCGCGAGTTCGTTTCATTCTCGGCCGTCACCGAAGGAGTGCCGCGCGTGCGCGAGATCGTGCACGAAGCGGAAGGGCGCCGCCGGCTCGGCCGAGGGACGATTCTCTTTGCCGACGAGATTCATCGATTCAACAAGGCGCAGCAGGACGCGTTTCTCCCGCACGTCGAGGCGGGCACGATCACGCTCATCGGCGCCACGACCGAGAATCCATCGTTCGAGATCAACGGTGCGCTGCTCTCCCGGCTGCGGGTGTTCGTGCTGCAATCACTCTCGCGCGACGCCATCAAGGGCTTGCTCGTGCGTGCGCTCGAGGATCGCGACCGCGGCCTCGGAGCGATGGAGCTGAACGCCGAGCCGGACTCGTTAGGCCTGATCGCCGAGCAGGCTGACGGCGATGCGCGGCGCGCGTTGACGGCGCTCGAGGCGGCGGCAACGCACGTCGGTGCCGGTGGCACCATCACCGTCGACGTCGCGCGCGACGCGCTGCAGCTCCGCTTCGCGCGATACGACAAGGGCGGGGAAGAGACGTACAACATGCTCAGCGCCTTTCACAAGAGCCTGCGCGGTAGCGATCCACAGGGCGCACTCTATTGGATGGCGCGTATGATCGAAGGTGGTGCGGACCCCATGATCATGTTTCGCCGCTCGCTCGCCATGGCGGCTGAGGACATCGGACTCGCTGACCCGGAAGCGCTCAAGATTGCCGTCGCCGCACGCGATGCATTTCACCATCTGGGGCCGCCAGAGGGATATTTACCGCTGGCCGAGATGATCGTGTATCTCGCGACCGCACCAAAGTCGAACAGCGCGAAGCGCGCGCTCGGTGCGGCGCTGGAAGCGGCCCAATCACACCCAGCCGAACCCGTACCCCTGCACATCCGGAATGCTCCGACGCCGCTGATGAAGGAACTGGGTTATCACCAGGGGTACCAGTATGCGCACGATGCTGAGGAGGCGTACATTCCTCAGGAGTATCTGCCCGAGTCGTTGCGCGGCGCGACGTTCTACGAACCGGGGAAATTCGGATTCGAGCGCGAGATCGCGAAGCGCATGGCCTGGTGGGAGGAGCTGAAGCGCAAGGCGGAGCAGTGA
- a CDS encoding asparaginase, translating to MIVLLFTGGTISMRHDPASGGAVPSMSGRDILALAPAIEKIADVEIVDFGAYPGPHMTTDRMWALRNAIAEQLGRSEVQGIVVTHGTDSLEESAYLAARSLDASKPVVFTGAMRTASDLGWDGPANLGAAVRVAASESTAGFGVLVAMCDRIFSALDVTKTHTHAVDAFESPGLGPLGVVDDGQVVFRRALPELQPALSPRELGGPVDIVYAWAGSDSRLLDASRRDARGVVLAGMGRGNVPPAMIEGIDRWHDEGKPVIIASRVQRGRVGRTYGYPGGARRLHERGAILAGSRRPQQARIDLMLALGAQLTNVEIRALFEQ from the coding sequence ATGATCGTTCTCCTCTTCACTGGCGGAACGATCTCGATGCGCCACGATCCGGCGAGTGGCGGCGCGGTCCCGTCGATGTCGGGGCGCGACATCCTTGCACTTGCGCCGGCGATCGAGAAGATCGCGGACGTGGAGATCGTCGACTTCGGCGCGTACCCCGGGCCTCACATGACGACCGACCGCATGTGGGCGCTCCGCAATGCCATCGCCGAACAACTTGGCAGGAGCGAAGTGCAGGGCATCGTCGTGACGCACGGGACCGACTCGCTCGAGGAATCGGCGTATCTCGCGGCGCGCTCGCTGGACGCGTCGAAGCCCGTCGTCTTCACCGGCGCAATGCGCACGGCGAGCGACCTTGGCTGGGACGGTCCGGCAAATCTCGGCGCCGCCGTTCGCGTGGCGGCAAGTGAGTCGACCGCGGGCTTCGGAGTCCTCGTCGCTATGTGCGACCGAATATTCTCGGCTCTGGACGTGACCAAGACCCACACGCATGCCGTCGACGCCTTCGAGAGTCCCGGCCTCGGACCGTTAGGCGTCGTGGACGACGGACAGGTCGTATTCCGCCGCGCGCTGCCCGAGTTGCAGCCGGCCCTCAGCCCGCGGGAGCTCGGCGGTCCCGTCGATATCGTTTACGCCTGGGCCGGATCCGATTCGCGGCTCCTCGACGCCTCGCGACGCGACGCTCGCGGCGTGGTGCTCGCCGGCATGGGCCGAGGCAACGTTCCCCCGGCGATGATCGAAGGGATCGATCGCTGGCACGACGAGGGCAAGCCGGTGATCATTGCCTCACGAGTCCAGCGTGGCCGCGTCGGCCGAACCTACGGCTACCCAGGCGGCGCGCGCCGGCTGCACGAACGCGGTGCCATCCTCGCCGGCAGCCGCAGACCGCAGCAGGCCCGGATCGATCTGATGTTGGCGTTAGGGGCTCAGCTCACCAACGTGGAGATCCGTGCTCTTTTCGAGCAGTGA